Within Dehalococcoidia bacterium, the genomic segment GTGGGCATAACGGCATGAAGTCCATCATCGCGCACCTGGGAAGTCAGGATTTCCCCCGCCTTAGAGTCGGAATCGGGACGATCCCTACAGATGATCCGTCGCGCCCGCCTCAAGCGGCGCGAACTCCTCACTATGTTCTGGGACACTTCACCTCCGGAGAGAGAACCGTTGTGGATGAAGTCTGCCAACGGGTCGATGAGGCAATCGGCTGTATCATCATCGACGGAATCATCACGGCAATGAATAAATACAACGCCGAATAGTGAAACCATGCACGTACACGGCATCGACATCGTGGAGATATCCCGCATCGCAGAAGCCATGGATTCATGGGGCAACCGTTTTCTTCGGCGGGTGTATACCGATGGCGAGATCGAATGCTGCCGGGGTCGCGTTCCATCGCTTGCTGCTCGCTTCGCCGCCAAAGAGGCGGTGATGAAGGCTCTGGGAACGGGAAACATCGGCATCTCGTGGCATGATATCGAAATTCTGGCCGATTCCAACGGCGCTCCCCTGATTCATCTCGGCGGAGGGGCTCGATCACGGGCTGCCGAACTGGGGATCGAGGGTTTGACCATCGCGCTTTCACATTCCAGAGAGTATGCCATCGCCTCGGTTATAGGAGGAAAGCAATGAAGGTTGTTACCGTTGAACAGATGATAGAACTGGAACGCCGTAGCGGTGAAGTGGGTACCCCCCCGGAGATTCTCATGGAGAATGCCGGCCTGGCTGTAGCCAGAAGGGTCCTGCACGTTCTGGGGGATGTCGTCGATCGCTCCATTATGATTCTGGTTGGACCTGGGAACAACGGCGGGGATGGGTTGGTGGCTGGGCGGCACTTGCACGACTGGGGAGCAGACGTCTATCTGTACCTCTTCAATCGCAATACCCGGAATGACAAGAACTTCTCCCTTGACCAAGAGCGGGGCATCTGGTGGATGGATGCCGCTATCGACAAGGATTTCCCGGCTTTCGATAAGGCACTCTCCTCTTCCGATCTGGTCATCGACTCCCTGTTCGGAACCGGAAAGACACGGCCGATGGAAGGCATTCTGAAGCAGGCGCTGGAACGGGTGAAAAGGGAGAAAGAGATTCGGCCCGGACTGAAGATTCTGGCGATGGACCTACCCTCGGGCCTGAACGCGGATACCGGAGCCGTTGATCCTGCCTGCCTCACACCCGATTTGACGGTCACTCTGGGCTATGCCAAGATTGGGCTTTTCCAGTTTCCCGGGGCAGCCAAATTGGGCCGACTTGAGATTGCT encodes:
- the acpS gene encoding holo-ACP synthase, which produces MHVHGIDIVEISRIAEAMDSWGNRFLRRVYTDGEIECCRGRVPSLAARFAAKEAVMKALGTGNIGISWHDIEILADSNGAPLIHLGGGARSRAAELGIEGLTIALSHSREYAIASVIGGKQ